The following coding sequences lie in one Musa acuminata AAA Group cultivar baxijiao chromosome BXJ1-8, Cavendish_Baxijiao_AAA, whole genome shotgun sequence genomic window:
- the LOC135587799 gene encoding nod factor hydrolase protein 1-like isoform X2 encodes MGQRALSALLISMIIFSSSPCSDGQQQCAFTGAGSAQVRAGYWFSLYSHDFPVSSIDASLYTHLYYYSLPLSYDEANAGVSVLPHDQLPLLGIFSNSLKSSSPSLRTLLSIATDDHQANDSNAAFSAMAADPVLRAAFINSTLELARANRFDGLDLAWQFPSSPSDMTNLGILLEEWRARIGEEARNSSSALLLTATVYFSNHLFDEATDNLDYPTDAISRNLDWVNALCFGYHKNSNVTAHGAALFDKTSHFSTSYGITSWLDAGIPACKLVMGVPLQGRSWFLRNKTKNKAGDPVVAAGPRQKMSDRIGVMAYSEIEELMKDPRSGFVYDSQTVSSYLHSGDLWVSFDSPEVAEDKIRFAQHNTLLGYFLWPINFDDSNRTISKQASDAWLRNYDSSCYRDEDGFKQAPSPSVAPQEDAAAPLAAISGSAQSQTL; translated from the exons ATGGGACAAAGAGCCCTCTCTGCGCTCCTCATCTCCATGAtaatcttctcctcttccccttgtTCCGATGGCCAGCAGCAATGCGCCTTCACTGGTGCAGGCTCAGCTCAGGTCAGAGCTGGCTACTGGTTCTCCCTGTACAGCCATGACTTCCCTGTTTCGAGCATCGACGCATCCCTCTACACTCATCTCTACTACTACTCCCTCCCCCTCTCCTATGATGAAGCCAACGCCGGCGTCTCGGTCTTGCCTCATGACCAGCTCCCTCTCCTCGGCATTTTCTCGAACAGCCTCAAGTCAAGTAGCCCTTCCCTCAGAACCCTGTTATCCATCGCAACCGATGATCACCAAGCTAATGACTCAAACGCCGCTTTCTCCGCCATGGCAGCGGATCCAGTGCTTCGAGCAGCCTTCATTAACTCCACCTTAGAATTAGCCAGAGCAAACAGATTCGACGGGTTAGACTTGGCATGGCAGTTCCCGAGCTCGCCATCGGACATGACCAACCTCGGAATCCTGCTCGAGGAATGGCGAGCTCGGATCGGCGAAGAAGCTCGGAATTCCTCATCAGCTCTCCTTCTGACCGCCACAGTGTACTTCTCGAACCACCTGTTTGATGAAGCCACTGACAACCTCGACTACCCGACGGATGCAATCTCAAGAAACCTGGATTGGGTCAACGCTCTCTGTTTCGGCTACCACAAGAACAGCAATGTCACTGCCCACGGTGCTGCGCTCTTCGACAAGACCTCCCACTTCTCCACCAGCTATGGGATCACCTCGTGGTTGGACGCAGGCATCCCTGCGTGCAAGCTGGTAATGGGTGTGCCACTGCAAGGCAGATCTTGGTTTCTCAGGAACAAGACCAAGAACAAGGCAGGTGATCCGGTGGTGGCTGCAGGACCCAGGCAGAAGATGAGCGACCGAATTGGCGTGATGGCCTACTCGGAGATCGAGGAGCTCATGAAGGATCCACGCTCTGGGTTTGTGTATGACAGCCAGACTGTGAGTTCCTACCTCCACTCCGGAGATCTGTGGGTGAGCTTTGACAGTCCTGAAGTTGCGGAAGACAAGATCAGATTTGCTCAACACAACACTTTGTTGGGATACTTTCTCTGGccaatcaattttgatgattcaaACCGCACAATATCCAAACAAG CTTCCGATGCCTGGCTCAGAaactatgattcttcctgctacaGAGATGAAGATGGCTTCAAACAGGCACCATCTCCTTCTGTAGCACCACAGGAAGATGCAGCAGCACCATTAGCAGCCATTTCTGGATCAGCACAAAG CCAAACACTGTAA
- the LOC108953552 gene encoding double-stranded RNA-binding protein 8-like, with protein MNLEVVILREDTEKNKEKTSKKNPDDTKGVASCYVFKSRLQEYAQKVGIPTPVYQTLKEGPSHEPVFKSTVIVNNTRYDSLPGFFNRKAAEQSAAEIALMEIHKSGLMTENMPTVHETGLCKNLLQEYALKMNYAIPSDICTKNSSGATPFTCTVEIGGIQYIGAAARTKKEAEIKAARTALLAIQSQSQGGHRWCLAVHCPSRQKEGEGARAAS; from the exons ATGAATCTGGAGGTGGTTATCCTGAGAGAAGAcacagaaaaaaataaagaaaaaacaagCAAAAAGAATCCCGACGATACAAAAG GGGTGGCAAGCTGCTATGTTTTCAAGAGTCGCTTGCAAGAGTATGCACAAAAAGTAGGCATTCCTACACCTGTGTATCAGACCCTCAAGGAAGGTCCTTCCCATGAGCCTGTTTTCAAGTCAACAGTTATTGTTAATAATACTAGATATGATTCTCTTCCTGGTTTTTTCAACCGCAAGGCTGCGGAACAGTCTGCTGCTGAGATTGCACTCATGGAAATTCACAAGTCTGGCCTGATGACTGAAAATATGCCTACAGTT CACGAAACCGGCCTATGCAAGAATCTACTTCAAGAGTATGCACTGAAAATGAACTATGCAATCCCATCCGATATATGCACCAAAAATTCCTCTGGAGCAACTCCTTTTACATGTACAGTTGAGATTGGTGGAATTCAATACATAGGAGCTGCAGCAAGGACAAAAAAGGAAGCTGAGATAAAAGCAGCAAGGACAGCTCTTTTAGCGATACAGA GTCAGTCTCAGGGGGGGCATAGGTGGTGCCTTGCAGTACACTGTCCTTCCAGGCAAAAGGAAGGTGAAGGAGCCAGAGCTGCCAGCTGA
- the LOC135587799 gene encoding nod factor hydrolase protein 1-like isoform X1, with the protein MGQRALSALLISMIIFSSSPCSDGQQQCAFTGAGSAQVRAGYWFSLYSHDFPVSSIDASLYTHLYYYSLPLSYDEANAGVSVLPHDQLPLLGIFSNSLKSSSPSLRTLLSIATDDHQANDSNAAFSAMAADPVLRAAFINSTLELARANRFDGLDLAWQFPSSPSDMTNLGILLEEWRARIGEEARNSSSALLLTATVYFSNHLFDEATDNLDYPTDAISRNLDWVNALCFGYHKNSNVTAHGAALFDKTSHFSTSYGITSWLDAGIPACKLVMGVPLQGRSWFLRNKTKNKAGDPVVAAGPRQKMSDRIGVMAYSEIEELMKDPRSGFVYDSQTVSSYLHSGDLWVSFDSPEVAEDKIRFAQHNTLLGYFLWPINFDDSNRTISKQASDAWLRNYDSSCYRDEDGFKQAPSPSVAPQEDAAAPLAAISGSAQRSAKIDSCHLAPYLLLCFLFI; encoded by the exons ATGGGACAAAGAGCCCTCTCTGCGCTCCTCATCTCCATGAtaatcttctcctcttccccttgtTCCGATGGCCAGCAGCAATGCGCCTTCACTGGTGCAGGCTCAGCTCAGGTCAGAGCTGGCTACTGGTTCTCCCTGTACAGCCATGACTTCCCTGTTTCGAGCATCGACGCATCCCTCTACACTCATCTCTACTACTACTCCCTCCCCCTCTCCTATGATGAAGCCAACGCCGGCGTCTCGGTCTTGCCTCATGACCAGCTCCCTCTCCTCGGCATTTTCTCGAACAGCCTCAAGTCAAGTAGCCCTTCCCTCAGAACCCTGTTATCCATCGCAACCGATGATCACCAAGCTAATGACTCAAACGCCGCTTTCTCCGCCATGGCAGCGGATCCAGTGCTTCGAGCAGCCTTCATTAACTCCACCTTAGAATTAGCCAGAGCAAACAGATTCGACGGGTTAGACTTGGCATGGCAGTTCCCGAGCTCGCCATCGGACATGACCAACCTCGGAATCCTGCTCGAGGAATGGCGAGCTCGGATCGGCGAAGAAGCTCGGAATTCCTCATCAGCTCTCCTTCTGACCGCCACAGTGTACTTCTCGAACCACCTGTTTGATGAAGCCACTGACAACCTCGACTACCCGACGGATGCAATCTCAAGAAACCTGGATTGGGTCAACGCTCTCTGTTTCGGCTACCACAAGAACAGCAATGTCACTGCCCACGGTGCTGCGCTCTTCGACAAGACCTCCCACTTCTCCACCAGCTATGGGATCACCTCGTGGTTGGACGCAGGCATCCCTGCGTGCAAGCTGGTAATGGGTGTGCCACTGCAAGGCAGATCTTGGTTTCTCAGGAACAAGACCAAGAACAAGGCAGGTGATCCGGTGGTGGCTGCAGGACCCAGGCAGAAGATGAGCGACCGAATTGGCGTGATGGCCTACTCGGAGATCGAGGAGCTCATGAAGGATCCACGCTCTGGGTTTGTGTATGACAGCCAGACTGTGAGTTCCTACCTCCACTCCGGAGATCTGTGGGTGAGCTTTGACAGTCCTGAAGTTGCGGAAGACAAGATCAGATTTGCTCAACACAACACTTTGTTGGGATACTTTCTCTGGccaatcaattttgatgattcaaACCGCACAATATCCAAACAAG CTTCCGATGCCTGGCTCAGAaactatgattcttcctgctacaGAGATGAAGATGGCTTCAAACAGGCACCATCTCCTTCTGTAGCACCACAGGAAGATGCAGCAGCACCATTAGCAGCCATTTCTGGATCAGCACAAAGGTCCGCAAAGATTGATTCCTGTCATCTGGCTCCGTATCTTTTGCTGTGTTTTCTGTTCATTTGA